In Crinalium epipsammum PCC 9333, the genomic window TTTAGCGGCGTTAACCCCCAAGGTTGCCGAGTTTGGTCATTTAAAAAGCCCAGTGATGAAGAATCCAGTCACGACTTTCTGTGGCGCTACCACCAACGTACGCCCCAACGCGGAATGATTAATATTTTCAACCGTTCGCACTACGAAGATGTATTAATCGTGCGTGTGAAGCAGTTGGTTCCAGAATCCGTTTGGCGAGAACGCTATCACGTAATTAATAATTTCGAGCAAACGCTCACGTTAAGTAACATTACAGTAATTAAGTTTTTCTTGCATATTTCCAAAGATGAACAAAAGCGACGGTTGCAGAGTAGGTTAGATGACCCGGATAAGCGTTGGAAGTTTTCTAGTAACGATATCAAAGAACGGGAATATTGGGATGACTACCAAACAGCTTTTGAGGACGCGATTAATAACTGTTCGACTTCCTACGCGCCTTGGTATGTTGTGCCAGCAAATAATAAATGGTATCGCAATTTGGTGATTGCCCGCACGATCGCCGACACTCTCGAAGCAATGAATCCGCAATACCCAACGGCGGAAGCAGGTTTAGAAAAGATTGTGATTCCAGATTAATTTGTTTTGTCTGGCAGTTAGCTATTAGCTTTTTATGAGGTCTGTAAGAACTTATCGTAGCAATTAAAATGTAGAGACATTGTATATAACGTCTCTACATTTTTGGCAATCAAACAAATTTAATATGACAATTTAAGCAGCATTGTAACGGCTGGTTAATTTATCTAATTGTTGCACTAACAAACTCAGGAATAAACCAACGTCGGTAACTACTCCTACTGATTCTACAGAACCGCGATCGCTTAATTTAGTAACTACTGCTGGATTAATATCCACACATACCATTTTTACCCCAGATGGTGTCATATTCCCCACACCAATAGAATGCAGCATGGAAGATAACATCAAAATCATGTCTGCACCTGTAATTAAACGGGAGTAATCTTCTTGTGCTTTAATTAAATCCATCTGGGTATCTGGTAAGGGTCCATCATCCCGGATGGAACCTGCAAGGGAAAATGGTATACCAGCGTGGACGCATTCATATAATACGCCGTGAGTAATTATTCCTTGCTC contains:
- a CDS encoding polyphosphate kinase 2 family protein, whose amino-acid sequence is MGRRSNSKKHANTPSNDISEAEAPKTELAVAKATEEIADVMSPENIVVDEPPPQPDYPHYRVQPGKPIVLADFDPNDCEDYKKKKHVEEELQKQRDRVGKLQERLYAENKRSLLIVLQAMDTGGKDGTIKHVFSGVNPQGCRVWSFKKPSDEESSHDFLWRYHQRTPQRGMINIFNRSHYEDVLIVRVKQLVPESVWRERYHVINNFEQTLTLSNITVIKFFLHISKDEQKRRLQSRLDDPDKRWKFSSNDIKEREYWDDYQTAFEDAINNCSTSYAPWYVVPANNKWYRNLVIARTIADTLEAMNPQYPTAEAGLEKIVIPD